From the genome of Solanum pennellii chromosome 6, SPENNV200:
tttctatgtattcaaaattcaaaatagaaagaacataaattacattttttctcTATCCCCactcataatgaaaataatacaaattaaattataaaaatatgaacatgCAAGTACATGCAAGTTCATTTCAACTTTTAATTCTTGATATTCTAATTAATAATAGgagatttaaaaagaaataaaaagaggaaatgAATAAGATAATTGGATAATTGTTAGacagttttatatttataaaacataataattttttttagatcgATCAAACGGGACAATTATGGACTTTAATTAGATCcccaattatgaattgtgttatagtaAATTCGGAGTTTATTCAAAATAtacaatagaaaaatattataaaaataatattttaaaaaaaatattattatcaagtgAATCGAGTCAAAATATGAATTATctgtaatttttattatttattcgcGAAAGTTTTAAATTTGGACCAATCATATTTAGGCAACATaatagataaaaatttaataattttacttaggaaaattattaaaaataagggCAAATATGAACCAATGATTTATATTGAGGGTATTTTTGAGTCAAAAGTTTAACGATAGGAGCATTTAAGAGAGGAAAGGTAGATGGAGGATAGTTTTATACCAATTCAAATAGTTGAGGACATTTTATACTCTTCTCCTTAATTAAATTCTAATACTAATATTAAATactgaatgaaaaaaaattaaaaataaaagaattactaCATCAAAGTCGCGAATTAGTTGTATTAATTAGTATATAgatgttaaaaatatattttgagaagTACACATAAAGATTATTAAGAATTTTACAAAGTACTACCATGATTTTATTCTTATTCCACgtgtttttttttagttatatataaaGAACAAGATGCATCACTTTAAATAACGATCTAGTTTTGTATAGTAAAAGTAGATTGGTCTTTTTGGAGTACTCACTTGCATAgatgattatgtgattaattGGGTTAGTTGattgtaattaattaacaagTGTTTAAGTGTTAGCAATTATTTTTAGGGCAAAAGACAGAAAACACatacttttaagtcaaaattacCATTTATCCCTAATAAGTTTATAATGACAAAAATCCCTCaaatgatacaataatataaaaaaaatccccCAAATGATACAATAATGTAAGCTCTGATACAATAATGTAAGCGCGATATACATTAATTCTTAAGTAAGATACaatacattttatacataatacactaatttgatgtacattttatacatgatacattaatttaatgcgcgagatacattaatttgatgcgccgatacattaatttgatgtgtgaaaaataagaaattttgagaatttgtaAAATTAATAGGGAATAATAGTAATAAGAGAACTTAAAGGTGAGATTTCTGTCATTTATCCAAAAAAATGCTTAAGCCAATTTAATCGACTTATAAATTCCACGtatcatcaattatatcataatcatatctcaataatttaattgTACAAGAAACTAAATGGATCAAAAGagtatgaagaagaaaatggacGTTGCTTCAATAAGTGGAAATAGTATTTGATGCTTAAAGTGTTGACATTTGCCTACACGTTTATAAACTACTATATAtattcaactttaaaatattgtaattaGTCACTATCAGCTCATACATCAATCCacaagtaataaaaaaatttctcaatcaatagttttattaataataatttatctgttaatatatgatgaagaacGTTCTACacacatattaattattatttttaagttcaTTTAAATATGGACTAAACTTACATCTTACTACTCACGTAAGTTTAAATTATCAATCTAATCACGAGATAATTCATTCGTCTAAATAgttgtgaaaaattaaaatagttatttaaattattaataacatattcagtatatgatagttgaatatgaaaagaacaaAACATGAGAAGACCTTGGTGCCTTTGCCTTTGGTGTATAGTTTAACAACCAAAGAATACCATTGATTTTTCTTGTTGAAGATTCTTACAGGAGTTTAAAGTACACTTTTTCCATTTTGAATCTTTCATTAAGTAATTATTAGGTTGTATGTTTACTATTTAATTAGATGGagtttttttaaacatataaaagttTTCATCGAAATATAAAACTATAGTGGAATTAAATTACGGAACATACTAATTTGAGGCCATTCCTCAAATAGTATaccttttaatttatatatacattaaaaccaaacaaaaaaaaatattattttggtaGCTCtttaatttccattttttttcttcacttcACCTTTGAGCAATCAACATTTGGGCTAATCTCGAAAGGAATGGTTGCTCCACATTGTCCAGGGATACTAGCAGCGCGACTAAGTTCATCGTCCGTGGCATGCGATGCAAGACTCTTTATACACGAGCACGCGCTCTGACGGTCTGCAGTAGTAATAGCAGAAGCAATAACAGATTCAAGTCCATTGCAACAATCTGTCGGGACTATCCCACCAAACACGACATAGTTAAGACATGGCTTAACACCATCGTACACGGTGTCACACGTGATCACCGCCTTAGCCGGCGGTGGTGCCACCACCATGTAAATGATCAGGATGAATGAAAGAAGCATTAATCTAGGGCTAGTGGCCATTATAGCATTTGTAGTTTAATTTGAGTGATGTGTGAAATAACTATGTATGTGGAGtactattatttatattatattcttcGGATTAGCCTCACTTAGGAGTTTATAGTATACAAATTAATGATGATTACAATGATAATATAAAAGTAGGggaaatttcatatattattttcatttatgtaaatttcttcgaagtaaaatatttgatatataattgaatatgATGTAGGACAATTGACTCTAGTTTACATCGggtacttttttttatttggtaatTTTTCTTGTTCTAGCTAGCTATGCTATTTTTATTActgttatatatttaattgtgttAGGAGATAATACTATATTAATACATTAAAGAATATTGATTGCCTAGACTAAGATCTAGATTTCACTATctaaatttgattatatttcatttgatttaGGATCACCTAGATCTTTTCACTTATATTTAGGAGTCTTGTGTTTGCTTTTGTTGATCATATTAGTTCATTACACAGTAATTGGCTACGGAAAATATCATCACCATCTTATGATAGCTAGTGTTCGATCTTATAGCTACCGCTTCTTAAGTGGTATGATGTAGACAAACTCAATTTAGCTTTGaatattagtcaaattgactctCGTAAAGTGAAACGTgacaactattttaaaatataaaaagtaatagAATAATGCGATTTGTTACGGATAAAGTTTGGTTATTGTAATGTAACAAAAAGATTTTATCAATCACAATAAAAGTACTAGGCTTATTAGGCATATACTTTTACATACCTTTGAAACTGTAACCTCTTAATAACAACTTTATTTTCAACAAACCATGCTATTACATAGAGAAATTAATACATACCCAAATTTTATTGTTTGACTTGGGCATCGATTGCTAGCTggatttttcttgttttgctGTTAGCTCTCAATAATCCAtgtttttatcatgatttaacGTTAACATATTATAAGTCTTATGATTCTTGAGAAAATATGTTCAACAAATCGTAAAATTTGAAGTGTTGGTTCTACTTTTTCTCTACTAGGTAAATAAGAGCTCTATAGGTCACTAGCTAAGTCGTCAATCCATCCATCAATTGGTGTTTCTTTATTAAATTCACTATTAGTTTTATTATCATTTAAGATcgaatatatgaatttttagtaGTAAATAACAAGGCGAATAAGGACATTATACAAGGCTCGAGTGTGTCCCAATTGATCAAGACAACCCATAAGTTACGGTGAGCTAAACTACATTGTTTACTGCTCAcgttttttataaaaatttttatCATGATGTCTGGATCAACTTGTGTGCATCTCGACTAATTTTACAGTATATTTGCCACTTCCACAACAAACAACTACATCTAAATCTCATAATTTTCAACCTATTACTTCACTGACGCTAAGTTATATTACCGATTCAcatctctctttttttaaaaaaagaacaaaaaatatacattaaaatcaGTAATGATACAATGTGTCCCATTAAGGGAAAAAGCACAAATACTGTTGGTTTACTGGACTTCTCCGTTTATGAAGGAATAGTTTACGCAGATAAATATATTGGGCCAGGTTTGCGTCTGGGCTGGCCCATTTCCTAGCCCAGATCACGATGGGTTTCTGTAAATTTCCAAACAAAAACCCTAATCCTTCATTCGCCATCGCTACAGACGGACAAAGAGCAGCTTGAgagggagagggagagagagagagaacggCACTGAAAATGGTGACCTTCAAAGTAAGGTGTTAGACAtgcttttcttttcccatttcTTATGGTTCAATGGCTAATATTAGCGTTGTTTCTTCTGTTTGCAGTTTCATCAGTACCAGGTGGTGGGTAGAGCTCTCCCATCAGAGACCGATGAACACCCAAAGATCTACCGCATGAAGCTTTGGGCTACCAATGAGGTCCGGGCGAAATCCAAGTTCTGGTGAGTATCGGTCCAATCCACTATTCATTTTTGGCGATGATCGCATTCTTAGTATTAATGTATAATCGCCGAAGTAGCTAGTGCATACGAACTTATTACGGTTAtgtatagttttaaaaaaaattcaattatatgTTTAGTTAAAGCTTAATGTTTGGGTACCAGAATCATATTATTAGGTAGTTTAATGTGTATTGAGAAGTGATTATACTGAATGGATGTTCGTTGATTTACTGGAAAAAAGGTACTTTTTGAGGAAGCTGAAGAAGGTTAAGAAGAGCAACGGGCAGATGCTTGCTATTAATGAGGTATGGTGTGTATATTTACACTTCTATGTGTGTCTCTTTCATGGATGGATGAATATGATTTTCAACGTATAAATATatgtctatttatatatatttgggtTTTCATGTCAAAGCTATGACATTGAAGTATAATTAGCAATCAACTATGTCTCAACACTGGATTAGTTGGATTTATGAGAGAATCGATCATGTTAGTATTAGTTTGACACTAGTTTATTTGGGCTGGTGCTTTGAAAAGCTTACATTGGCAAGCTGTTGTTTTCTCAgttcatcaaattgattttgtgTTTCGCCAAGCATCTATTGCcttcttttcttcattctttttgcattttttttagtCAGTTAATTAGGAAAGCAAGAACTATCTTGTTGGATTTCTGTACCTGATGTCCTAGAGGTGAACTCTAGACTGTCGACCTGCCAAGTAGAGTGTAGAGGAAATTTTTGTTAAGACCCTGTGAAAACAGTTCTCTTTGTACGACATGATATTACAggtaaaaaaaacatgtttggAAACCTTGTGTTGCTAATGTCACTTACTATTTTTTCTATGTTGATTACATATTAGTCAATTTGAGGGGGTGGCTGGGTTTCCTTCCGCTTGCCAGTTTTTCTATAACAACAGTGTCCAAGCCAGCCTTCCTGGCTTATTCATGTTTCAAACTATTTTATTAGGAGCCACCTTAAATGATTCCTGCTATTACAAGTTGCAACAACTCTTATTGTTGAACTGCTCTGCCTAGTTTCCCTTTGGAAGTTTTTAGTTTTACCGGAATGTACTAGTTTGgaaaaatgtgttttttattGATAAGTCGGTGGGAGATTGGAGAGTGAGGGGCAAGTTGACCAAACACCCTGTTGAGGGATTTTTTGAGCTTCACTTTAAAAGTGGCATAAGACTTTTTTGTATGATTGAgtgaaatattatgtttttctcTGTAGATCTTTGAGAAGTATCCTACTAAGATCAAGAACTACGGCATTTGGTTGCGTTATCAGAGCCGCACTGGGTACCACAACATGTACAAGGAGTACCGTGATACCACATTGAATGGAGCTGTGGAACAGATGTACACAGAGATGGCTTCACGTCACAGGGTCCGCCATCACTGCATCCAGATCATTAAGACAGCCACTATTCCAGCTAAACTGTGCAAGAGGGAGAGCACCAAGCAGTTCCATGACTCCAAAATCAAGTTCCCCTTGGTGTTCAAGAAAGTCAGACCACCATCTAGGAAACTCAAGACTACTTACAAGGCTACAAAACCCAACTTGTTCATGTAACATGTTAGGTCATAAGTTTATTGAAAAGCAACTTAGAATTCATGCTAATTTTGTTGCACTAGTTTGCCAGTTTGGCATTAATGGAAACATTTATGTCCTTTTTTCCTTGCAACTCTAGGTATCAGACATTTAAAAGTTTCTCCTTTCTGAGTTCTTAATTTGTTTGCTTCAACAGTTCCAGTTCCAAGTTTTATGTGTTCTCTCATGGTTGGTTTGTTAATTTGTTGgaattttgttattgttttgtGATTGCTACTATTGCTACTACTATAATACAATTGGTGTCAACTTGATGCTTAGAGTTGGGTTGCATGGTACCACTATTCTGATAAACAGATGGTATTGGGCAAAGAAGCCAATGTGACCGTTTTCTCAGATAAACGGAGAATGTATGGTGAAATTGTCAATTTTCAGCTTTAGTGATATACTTGGCTGCACTTTGGTTGCCTCTGGCCCCCTTGTGCTTGTTTTAGTTTCATCTTTTGGTATTGATATTCATGTAGAGTGCCATGGAACAATTCACTGCGGAACTACAGTGAAGAATGGGGGTTCGGGTAAATCCACTAGCTTTTGTATAGACTTTGTATTTGTACTAAAAATTCcagaataaatatataaactgGAGAATGCCCCAGTTGTGTGGATGCTGGTTTGCGTCCCTTACAAATAGGTTTGAAACCTAAAACTAATGATAGTGCTTGCAGCCTCTGCATAGGGAACAATGATTTAGCGAAAGTTGTGTTGATATAGTGTGGAGAACACAGAAATACCATTGTGGGAGTTGTAccatatttatgaaattttaggAGAGAAATCTCGGAAGCTAGAGTGTGTGTAACATTAGACAAGATGGTGTGTACGCAATATTAGATATTGGTATTTCCTCTgctaattcaaaataaaaataatacaaacaaaaacacatGTTAAATGAGGGAAATATATAAGATCCATCACACCAATACTATTTTATTGgctaagttatttatttttaaacataacCAATTCTCAcgattttcttttttgtatttttatttacattttacCATTTTTACTCTTATCAACCAAGGTAGTACTATCTTTTAGGAAAATAAAACATACTTGTGTTACAAGTAGTCCACTAGGTTAATGAAATGGATTTGTAAGAGCATATTCTAAAAAGAAGTATAATAGTAGTAGGTAAGCTAAGTTTGTTTCTGATACTAAAAGATATTCTCACCATTGACTATTTACCTAATTGTTTTCTGGCTTTCCgcaaacaagaaaaaagaaaaatatacaaagcAATTATGTCGCCGGTGCCGGAGGAAACAACGGCGATAGATTACGTGATGGAGGCAGCTTCTGGTGCACACTTTTCCGGTCTCCGAGTTGATGGTCTTCtcacttcttcttcatcttctcccCGTGCTACTCCTACCCCCACTCATTTCTCAACCCCTACCCCTCTTGATTCCACTGCTCCTAAACAGCCTTTCGTCATCGGTAATTTCTCCAATTTTCTGTTACTTCTCCAACTTGTTTGAGCGAATCAAATACGTATTtatttttgactaaattgtggtTGCCTTTCAGTATCTGTTTTGCTTTATTTGTACTCTACTTCGTTTCGAAATTTCGATCGGTTGATTGACTGATTTGATTGCAATGTGGCAATTAGTTTAAGAATTCCGTGTACAATTTACCTACTTATAATGGCCCAGAATAAAGGAGAATAGATATTCAAGTATTAAACCCCTTCCTccaaatatatatctatattgCACTCTTTAGGGTTTAgctgttgtttttattttttggatttgTTCATGGAGATTCTACCATAATAATTTTGGCCTTATATTTGTTCTATTATTTTATGAACAGGGGTTTCTGGAGGAACAGCGTCGGGTAAGACCAC
Proteins encoded in this window:
- the LOC107022425 gene encoding non-specific lipid-transfer protein 1-like, which produces MATSPRLMLLSFILIIYMVVAPPPAKAVITCDTVYDGVKPCLNYVVFGGIVPTDCCNGLESVIASAITTADRQSACSCIKSLASHATDDELSRAASIPGQCGATIPFEISPNVDCSKVK
- the LOC107023680 gene encoding 60S ribosomal protein L18a, with translation MVTFKFHQYQVVGRALPSETDEHPKIYRMKLWATNEVRAKSKFWYFLRKLKKVKKSNGQMLAINEIFEKYPTKIKNYGIWLRYQSRTGYHNMYKEYRDTTLNGAVEQMYTEMASRHRVRHHCIQIIKTATIPAKLCKRESTKQFHDSKIKFPLVFKKVRPPSRKLKTTYKATKPNLFM